The following are from one region of the Hyphomicrobium album genome:
- a CDS encoding mannose-1-phosphate guanylyltransferase/mannose-6-phosphate isomerase has product MIIPVILSGGTGARLWPLSRTMYPKQFIRFFDGQSSLLGATLRRLGHKADFAAPIIVCNSDHRFLVREELTAGGVEAQAILLEPVARNTAAAVAAAALVAARQGNDALLAILPTDHLIGDTTAFCDALVRATDLAQRGKIVLFGTPPSGPHTGYGYIRRGKALEDGCYAIEAFCEKPEPETAARFAADPAFLWNSGIIVAKARTLIEETEHLAPAVLSAARAAVAGATEDLGFLRLDPTAFANSPTVSIDTSILEKTKAAVVLPIGFAWGDVSSWSALWESSPHDAAGNAVEGDAVLIDTCDSIVHSDRSLVATIGVDNLIIVDTPDALLVADKARAQDVSSLVARLKDLNRKEHAQHLRNYRPWGYFETLSLGPRFQVKLLHVNPGGRLSMQMHHHRSEHWVVVSGTAKVTIGDCTKLVQENESVYVMSTQWHRLENPGKVDLELIEVQLGSYLGEDDIVRSDDIYHRAADETR; this is encoded by the coding sequence ATGATCATCCCAGTAATATTGTCCGGCGGCACTGGCGCGCGGCTCTGGCCGTTGTCGCGTACCATGTACCCAAAGCAGTTCATTCGCTTCTTCGATGGCCAAAGCAGCTTGCTCGGAGCAACGTTGCGCCGGCTGGGGCATAAAGCGGACTTCGCCGCACCGATCATTGTCTGCAACAGCGACCATCGCTTTCTTGTCCGCGAGGAGCTGACAGCTGGCGGCGTCGAAGCGCAGGCGATTCTGTTGGAGCCCGTGGCGCGAAACACTGCAGCGGCGGTCGCGGCCGCGGCGCTCGTGGCCGCGAGGCAGGGCAACGATGCTCTCCTCGCTATCCTCCCTACCGACCATTTGATTGGAGATACGACCGCCTTTTGCGATGCGTTGGTCCGGGCGACCGACCTCGCCCAACGCGGCAAGATCGTTCTGTTTGGCACCCCTCCCAGCGGGCCGCACACGGGCTACGGATATATCCGGCGCGGCAAAGCGCTCGAGGACGGCTGCTACGCGATCGAAGCCTTCTGTGAAAAGCCCGAACCGGAAACGGCGGCGCGCTTCGCTGCCGATCCTGCCTTTCTCTGGAACAGCGGAATTATCGTTGCCAAGGCGCGAACGCTCATCGAGGAGACGGAACACCTCGCACCCGCCGTGCTTAGTGCCGCTCGCGCCGCCGTCGCCGGCGCGACCGAAGATTTAGGCTTCCTGCGCCTCGATCCGACTGCATTTGCCAACTCTCCGACCGTGTCCATCGACACCTCGATCTTGGAGAAAACGAAGGCGGCCGTCGTCCTGCCAATCGGCTTTGCCTGGGGAGATGTCAGCTCCTGGTCGGCGCTGTGGGAGAGCTCCCCTCACGATGCCGCGGGCAATGCCGTCGAAGGTGACGCGGTTCTCATCGACACCTGCGATTCCATAGTTCACAGCGACCGCTCCCTCGTCGCGACCATAGGTGTCGACAATCTGATCATAGTGGACACGCCGGACGCGCTGCTGGTCGCCGACAAGGCGCGCGCGCAGGACGTATCCAGTCTGGTCGCGCGTTTGAAGGATCTCAACCGCAAGGAACATGCGCAGCACCTGCGGAACTACCGGCCCTGGGGCTATTTCGAGACGCTGAGCTTAGGGCCGCGCTTTCAGGTGAAACTGCTGCACGTCAATCCGGGTGGCCGGCTGTCGATGCAAATGCACCATCATCGTTCCGAGCATTGGGTGGTCGTAAGCGGAACCGCCAAGGTGACGATCGGCGACTGCACGAAACTGGTGCAGGAAAACGAGAGCGTCTACGTCATGTCGACGCAATGGCATCGGCTGGAGAACCCCGGCAAGGTCGACCTCGAACTGATCGAAGTACAGCTCGGCAGCTATCTGGGCGAAGACGACATCGTCCGCAGCGATGACATCTATCATCGTGCCGCTGACGAGACGCGCTAA